One Paenibacillus sp. FSL H7-0737 DNA segment encodes these proteins:
- the catA gene encoding type A chloramphenicol O-acetyltransferase codes for MIFNPIVIDNWSRKPYFEHYLNNVRCTYSMTANIDITLLLSELKHKGIKLYPALIHMITTVVNRHSEFRTCFDSEGRLGYWDSLSPSFTIFHDDDKTFSSIWTSYGEKFNDFYNRYLDDMKMYGSVKQFIAKANEPPNTFPISSIPWVSFTSFNLNVYNEGTFLLPIFTIGKYFHQDKKILLPISGQFHHAVCDGYHASMLYNELQSRADTYKEWLPNI; via the coding sequence ATGATTTTTAACCCGATTGTCATTGATAACTGGAGTAGAAAACCCTATTTTGAACATTATTTAAACAATGTCAGATGCACCTATAGCATGACCGCAAATATTGATATCACCCTTCTACTATCAGAGCTTAAGCATAAGGGAATTAAGCTGTACCCAGCACTAATCCACATGATAACTACGGTGGTGAACCGTCATAGTGAATTCCGCACATGCTTTGATTCTGAAGGTAGATTAGGTTATTGGGATAGCTTGTCACCTAGTTTTACAATTTTCCATGATGATGATAAGACTTTTTCAAGCATCTGGACTTCGTACGGTGAAAAGTTTAATGATTTCTATAACCGTTATCTGGATGATATGAAAATGTACGGAAGCGTGAAACAATTTATCGCTAAAGCAAACGAACCACCGAACACCTTCCCTATTTCTAGTATTCCGTGGGTCAGCTTCACGAGCTTTAACCTGAACGTGTATAACGAGGGAACCTTCCTGCTTCCCATCTTTACTATAGGAAAATATTTTCATCAAGACAAAAAAATACTATTACCAATATCGGGGCAATTCCACCATGCCGTGTGCGACGGTTACCATGCCAGCATGCTGTATAATGAATTGCAATCACGTGCAGATACCTATAAGGAATGGTTACCTAACATCTAA
- a CDS encoding histidine phosphatase family protein, translating into MAFPSIELELVLVRHGQTQWNAEHRYLGHSDLPLLSSAVEQLSQLKQQSEVSNDFWCVFCSDLLRCRETLAYISPSLEKVAVYDPRLREINFGAFEGCTYEELKDNSLYRRWIDNPSTITPPDGETWAQFDERLRSFLSDLGRGAEDTFVQAAISEKKAEVITNRVLVVTHGGVIRNFLAQLIPGVTFYSAVAPSPGTAMVLRLFWQNGQWSADISGN; encoded by the coding sequence ATGGCGTTTCCTTCAATAGAGCTAGAATTAGTACTTGTCCGCCACGGGCAAACTCAGTGGAATGCTGAGCATCGTTACTTAGGACATTCGGATCTCCCGTTGCTATCTAGTGCAGTAGAGCAGCTATCTCAGCTTAAGCAGCAGTCTGAAGTATCGAATGATTTTTGGTGTGTATTTTGCAGCGATTTGCTTAGATGTCGGGAGACTCTAGCTTACATTTCTCCTTCTTTAGAGAAGGTGGCTGTCTACGATCCGCGTCTACGCGAAATAAATTTTGGAGCTTTCGAAGGCTGTACTTATGAGGAATTGAAGGATAACTCACTGTATAGAAGGTGGATTGATAATCCTTCCACAATTACACCACCGGATGGTGAAACATGGGCGCAGTTTGACGAACGGTTGCGTAGCTTCCTGTCAGATCTGGGGCGAGGGGCTGAGGATACATTTGTGCAGGCTGCAATTAGTGAAAAAAAGGCTGAGGTAATAACAAACAGGGTATTGGTAGTCACACATGGTGGTGTTATTCGGAATTTCCTTGCACAGTTAATTCCTGGTGTCACATTCTACAGCGCAGTTGCACCTTCTCCTGGAACAGCAATGGTACTCAGGCTATTTTGGCAGAACGGGCAATGGTCGGCAGATATTTCGGGAAATTGA
- a CDS encoding AAA family ATPase — MLSEKLVIEKLLQQKRTSVASIVVMMCGVAGSGKTTFAKKLEKEGFARLSIDEDIWATHGRFGVDYPEQNYESYKEESEIKLRGELVNLLQAKHHVVIDFSFWQRQRRNDYKQLIESYGGVWELIHLKIQPDELRQRLLIRSERFDANAAFPITEDILTRFLNGFEIPAGEGELVIEA; from the coding sequence ATGCTGAGTGAAAAGTTGGTTATTGAAAAATTGCTTCAGCAAAAGCGTACGAGTGTTGCTTCCATCGTAGTAATGATGTGCGGTGTAGCGGGGTCGGGTAAAACAACCTTTGCTAAAAAGCTGGAGAAAGAGGGATTCGCCAGACTTTCGATAGATGAAGATATTTGGGCCACGCACGGACGTTTCGGGGTGGATTATCCAGAGCAGAATTATGAGTCCTATAAAGAAGAGTCGGAGATAAAGCTGCGGGGGGAGCTGGTGAATCTGCTTCAGGCAAAACATCATGTTGTCATCGATTTCAGCTTCTGGCAACGTCAGAGACGGAACGATTACAAGCAACTTATTGAGAGTTATGGTGGCGTGTGGGAACTGATTCACTTAAAAATTCAGCCAGATGAATTGCGTCAGAGACTGCTTATCCGGAGTGAACGTTTTGACGCTAATGCCGCATTTCCGATTACTGAGGACATACTAACCCGGTTTTTAAATGGTTTTGAGATCCCTGCTGGAGAAGGGGAGCTTGTGATCGAAGCATAG